The Cherax quadricarinatus isolate ZL_2023a chromosome 43, ASM3850222v1, whole genome shotgun sequence genome has a segment encoding these proteins:
- the LOC128694150 gene encoding uncharacterized protein isoform X2, protein MTSKLTWLPQAWKSQIRNWFTDRRVENKRAGIFPPDKILVQCSYCEVTLESEVEQKSHLFSTHHVREILGPEFYGANGSESIKWKKLPSSVNAVSKASGARILAVGYTNTQDKTSPDTKECQTDSSIELIDELSTSDETQSKNLQKRWADSVLLQSERENILQKSSSAATFSKKKFGLHYNNNSKEQDKEKIVFIKMEDGEERIVKSNVYNGSKSSTGVLETELAGNKNVPFSSSVSITIPLVSPGDPCSSKSNFQELYSLGFSDAEATDINEGTQSGFARPMKSTSPGENIEENELVESSQFSSGLLKEPKIEQDSVYDDGDYLSNITISKVESLQEQKKCEIFPVPVNEQPITSSCENANLVFNRASGSKRSHNFVMRISSKTPRASESSSSYGGSREVKSKSTQYLQASYMDSHYFSSRRSSGDILDESVIIGYQCPTCSKIFQTEWLMIKHSTVHYKYVCDICEHVFSSEITLKYHIHDHLTAAYEDEKYYCQFSCKTCHSLKCECFEATYCKPKEIPQGYSRPQKARRSKKTFINKVNSGPNDHLKVTLADYKRYFRNPGDLENIRGKRQRLCMSQKSTTIQRNSNNHHTQRQQIDNNLEESALDQEFDNSHETSTEYAHQDRTKQTTESAESSKDIMPVVMHNDLVDVKSELISRTLSEDLHTVGEPIIPKKGRRPFSRRRPISKLSSNFIYKDTDFYYMCESCDASFLSKAELSEHMFFHRLKSRSRRGEKRGASSTAEEERKSALKRLKIEELESNEVATINVGGFERFKCPMCRGHFASITDLNRHRTQAHKGFDTDESLDVNMPVRSTEVFQCAYCEKLYRRERELRRHLKHDCISAPKHLKTKLENGVTLSYLENTGDGPHYRIIKKSPDENSAGDPLPSKPSNKVTHKGPITCKYCLMVTRREAEMKRHVWKYCMKIPKNIVKQFKEGATLEELGFLYSHNKLESSDSVSQSDNLPVTESEKTNISSDEPQIATPKVATPQIAKSQIATSEVAIPPITTPLITTQTATYAASPQGDTSEIATPKVATSQMGVSQVSNSQAAVPVSSSLFPFPLSMMQLQFSKSKEPLVCSYCGLWYFREAAILKHMKERCIKIPPFEKEILISGAHLCNVPQDNEVPASESLQLCRAIYKKVEVLDHHLNSENMNTISNGTSVLSHDLRVSNEAQREESSMAVNKVKVPLEIRKTTKQSRGLANRKGTKCRRCHENFKSPEAVLAHSSVHHGPKNGFYKCKLCQIRMPKYKQLREHVWEHTEETPYRCHVCEVKFRSSEILIEHLHEEHNFNLIKERNLYKWLPTRNGRYREIKPIAKDNCEESLEDLDTNLDNLAEVMVITDNDIWTGRNETQKSVGIEKVGDKKLTENDQKEVIESNQSGKVESSTLKNQSSLSEGNTVLNAKELDHIADKGTKTKQSSIHVNDSLPPKEILEEEDVNHHTVEKDHAKTGQRLMHFKEETVCIAVAEPEKKLTGGNDKNEKLEQSSTTNKSKNTSAGTEIKENLNLAVKSDKNKEGNTHTGKENVNIKKESLKAGRCANEGKEMENVDKAIIEKQKSNETQKFHRLTSMVNEDELCDDGYAENGEGLLSNVGNLESVVETVHLTDNYLS, encoded by the coding sequence CAAATGGTTCTGAGTCTATTAAATGGAAGAAGCTGCCCAGCAGTGTGAATGCTGTCAGTAAGGCATCAGGGGCAAGAATACTGGCCGTTGGTTATACTAACACACAAGATAAGACTAGTCCAGATACTAAAGAGTGCCAGACCGATTCAAGTATTGAGTTAATAGATGAGCTGAGTACATCGGATGAAACTCAGTCAAAAAATCTCCAAAAAAGATGGGCAGATTCTGTGTTGCTTCAGAGTGAAAGGGAGAATATTTTGCAGAAGAGTTCTTCAGCAGCAacatttagtaaaaaaaaatttgggctccattataacaataatagtaaagagcaagataaagaaaaaattgtCTTTATAAAAATGGAAGATGGAGAGGAAAGAATTGTGAAAAGTAATGTTTATAATGGCAGTAAATCCAGCACAGGAGTACTAGAAACAGAGTTAGCAGGTAACAAAAATGTTCCGTTTTCATCAAGTGTGAGCATTACCATTCCTCTGGTCAGCCCTGGTGATCCCTGCTCAAGTAAAAGTAATTTTCAAGAATTGTATTCCCTTGGTTTTTCTGATGCGGAGGCCACAGATATCAATGAAGGTACACAGAGCGGTTTTGCTCGCCCAATGAAATCAACATCACCAGGAGAAAATATTGAGGAAAATGAACTGGTTGAAAGTTCACAGTTTTCATCAGGTTTACTGAAAGAACCAAAAATTGAACAAGATTCTGTATATGATGATGGGGATTATCTCAGTAATATCACAATTTCAAAAGTAGAGTCCCTTCAAGAACAGAAGAAATGTGAAATATTTCCAGTGCCAGTGAATGAACAGCCTATCACCAGTTCATGCGAAAATGCTAATCTTGTTTTTAATCGAGCATCGGGAAGTAAACGATCCCACAACTTTGTGATGCGTATTTCCAGTAAAACACCCAGAGCCTCCGAGAGTTCTAGCAGTTATGGAGGATCCCGTGAGGTAAAGTCTAAAAGCACCCAGTACTTGCAAGCTTCCTACATGGACTCCCACTATTTTAGTTCTCGGAGAAGTAGCGGGGATATTTTAGATGAAAGTGTTATCATTGGCTATCAGTGTCCAACATGCAGTAAGATTTTTCAGACTGAGTGGCTAATGATTAAACATAGCACTGTTCACTACAAGTATGTTTGTGACATATGTGAACATGTGTTTTCATCAGAAATCACACTGAAATACCATATACATGATCATCTTACTGCAGCATATGAGGATGAGAAGTATTATTGTCAGTTTTCTTGCAAAACTTGTCATAGCCTTAAATGTGAATGTTTTGAGGCAACATACTGTAAGCCAAAAGAAATTCCCCAGGGTTATTCAAGGCCACAAAAAGCAAGAAGATCAAAGAAAACATTCATTAACAAGGTAAATTCTGGTCCTAATGATCATTTAAAGGTAACCTTAGCAGATTATAAAAGATACTTTCGGAATCCCGGTGATTTAGAGAACATCAGAGGTAAAAGACAGAGACTTTGTATGTCACAGAAATCAACTACCATACAACGAAACTCGAATAACCATCATACCCAAAGGCAGCAAATAGACAATAACTTAGAAGAAAGTGCTCTTGATCAAGAATTTGACAATTCTCATGAAACGTCTACAGAATATGCACATCAGGACAGAACAAAGCAAACCACAGAATCAGCAGAGAGTTCTAAAGATATAATGCCAGTAGTGATGCATAATGACTTGGTTGATGTGAAGAGTGAACTCATCTCTAGGACTTTATCTGAAGATCTGCACACTGTTGGGGAACCCATTATCCCTAAGAAAGGCAGGAGGCCATTTAGTCGTAGAAGACCCATTAGCAAACTATCCAGCAATTTTATATACAAAGATACAGATTTTTATTATATGTGTGAATCATGTGATGCAAGTTTCCTTTCCAAGGCAGAGTTGAGTGAGCATATGTTCTTTCACAGACTTAAGTCACGGAGTCGcagaggggagaagagaggtgCCTCTAGTACagcagaggaagagaggaaaagtgCGTTAAAAAGGCTAAAAATAGAAGAACTTGAAAGTAATGAAGTTGCAACTATTAATGTTGGGGGATTTGAAAGGTTCAAATGCCCCATGTGTAGAGGGCACTTTGCATCAATCACAGATTTAAATAGGCACAGAACCCAAGCTCACAAAGGATTTGATACAGATGAGTCACTTGATGTAAATATGCCAGTTCGGAGCACTGAGGTTTTCCAGTGCGCCTACTGTGAAAAACTGTATCGCCGTGAACGAGAATTACGAAGGCATCTTAAGCATGATTGTATTAGTGCTCCTAAACACCTAAAAACAAAACTAGAAAATGGTGTAACTCTTTCTTATTTAGAAAACACTGGAGATGGGCCTCACTATAGAATAATTAAAAAAAGTCCTGATGAAAATTCTGCAGGTGACCCACTTCCTTCAAAACCTTCCAACAAAGTAACTCACAAGGGACCTATTACCTGTAAATATTGTCTTATGGTAACAAGGAGAGAAGCAGAAATGAAACGGCACGTGTGGAAGTATTGTATGAAAATACCAAAGAACATTGTCAAACAGTTCAAAGAAGGTGCAACATTAGAAGAGCTTGGTTTCTTGTATAGCCATAATAAACTGGAGTCATCAGACAGTGTGTCTCAGTCTGATAACTTACCAGTCACTGAAAGTGAAAAAACTAATATTtcctcagatgagccacagataGCTACACCTAAGGTAGCTACACCTCAGATAGCTAAATCTCAGATAGCTACATCCGAGGTAGCTATACCTCCAATAACTACACCTCTGATAACTACTCAAACAGCTACATACGCTGCTTCACCTCAAGGCGATACATCAGAGATAGCTACACCAAAGGTAGCTACATCACAGATGGGTGTTTCTCAGGTATCTAATTCTCAAGCTGCTGTTCCTGTATCGAGCTCATTATTTCCATTTCCTTTGTCAATGATGCAATTACAGTTTTCTAAATCAAAGGAGCCTTTGGTCTGCTCTTATTGTGGTTTGTGGTATTTCCGAGAAGCTGCAATTTTGAAGCACATGAAGGAGCGATGCATCAAGATTCCTCCTTTTGAAAAAGAGATTCTGATTAGTGGAGCTCATCTTTGTAATGTACCTCAAGATAATGAAGTCCCAGCAAGTGAATCTCTTCAACTTTGCAGGGCAATCTACAAAAAAGTTGAAGTTCTTGATCATCATCTGAATTCAGAGAATATGAACACTATATCTAATGGTACTTCAGTGTTAAGTCATGATTTGAGGGTCAGTAATGAGGCACAAAGAGAAGAGTCTTCTATGGCAGTCAATAAAGTAAAAGTTCCTCTAGAGATAAGAAAAACTACGAAACAGAGTAGGGGCTTGGCCAATAGAAAAGGTACAAAATGCCGTAGGTGTCATGAAAATTTCAAATCTCCCGAAGCAGTTCTTGCACATAGTAGTGTACACCATGGACCTAAGAATGGCTTTTACAAGTGCAAATTATGCCAGATAAGGATGCCAAAATATAAACAACTCAGAGAGCATGTATGGGAGCATACAGAAGAGACACCATATAGGTGCCATGTGTGTGAGGTCAAGTTTCGATCAAGTGAAATTCTAATAGAACATCTCCATGAAGAACATAACTTTAACTTAATAAAAGAGAGAAACCTTTATAAATGGTTACCGACACGAAATGGCAGATACAGGGAAATTAAACCCATAGCTAAAGATAATTGTGAGGAAAGTTTGGAAGATTTAGATACTAATTTGGATAACCTAGCTGAAGTTATGGTGATCACAGATAATGATATTTGGACAGGTAGAAATGAAACTCAAAAATCTGTAGGCATTGAAAAGGTTGGTGACAAAAAGTTGACTGAAAATGATCAGAAAGAAGTAATTGAAAGTAATCAATCTGGAAAGGTAGAAAGTAGCACCCTTAAAAACCAGTCCTCTTTGTCTGAAGGAAATACTGTTTTAAATGCAAAAGAACTGGATCATATTGCTGATAAAGGTACCAAAACTAAGCAGTCCAGCATACATGTAAACGATTCATTGCCTCCAAAAGAAATCCTTGAAGAGGAGGACGTGAATCATCACACAGTAGAAAAAGACCATGCTAAAACAGGACAAAGACTTATGCATTTTAAGGAAGAAACTGTGTGCatagctgttgctgaaccagaaAAAAAATTAACAGGGGGAAATGATAAGAATGAAAAATTGGAACAAAGCTCTACAACAAACAAAAGCAAGAATACTTCTGCAGGTACAGAAATTAAAGAGAACTTAAATTTGGCAGTAAAGAGTGACAAGAATAAAGAAGGTAATACACACACAGGAAAGGAAAATGTAAATATAAAAAAGGAGAGTTTGAAGGCAGGACGGTGTGCTAATGAAGGAAAGGAAATGGAAAATGTAGACAAGGCAATAATAGAAAAACAAAAATCCAATGAGACACAAAAGTTCCATCGGTTAACAAGCATGGTAAATGAAGATGAACTTTGTGATGATGGTTATGCAGAGAATGGTGAAGGTCTTCTGTCAAATGTTGGGAATCTTGAGAGTGTTGTAGAAACCGTTCATCTTACTGATAATTACCTCTCTTGA